A stretch of Spirochaetaceae bacterium DNA encodes these proteins:
- a CDS encoding IS5/IS1182 family transposase has product KLKDFRRIFTRYDKLDRMFVGFIQLALIFIALR; this is encoded by the coding sequence TAAACTTAAAGATTTTAGACGAATTTTCACTCGTTATGATAAGCTAGATAGAATGTTTGTTGGTTTTATTCAATTAGCTTTAATCTTTATTGCTTTACGTTAG